A region from the Aegilops tauschii subsp. strangulata cultivar AL8/78 chromosome 5, Aet v6.0, whole genome shotgun sequence genome encodes:
- the LOC109786186 gene encoding uncharacterized protein gives MAVPHYAYLKMKMPGTKGIITISGDYEKSSACAAASSRLAESLVIAAEKKLLEWVVAMAGKQPDMSPEVKESETQGSFKPAKETKKIPLDPEHPERHSVIGTNLDSK, from the coding sequence ATGGCGGTGCCTcattatgcctacctcaagatgaagatgccaggaaCCAAGGGCATCATCACGATCAGTGGAGACTATGAGAAATCGTCCGcctgcgctgcagccagcagccggctcgCTGAGTCCCTTGTGATTGCGGCAGAGAAGAAGCTCCTAGAATGggtggtggccatggccggcaagcagccggacaTGTCCCCAGAAGTCAAAGAGTCAGAGACCCAGGGCTCCttcaagccggccaaagaaacaaagaaaattccCTTGGACCCTGAGCACCCAGAGAGGCATTCTGTTATAGGTAccaaccttgacagcaaatag